In Dama dama isolate Ldn47 chromosome 26, ASM3311817v1, whole genome shotgun sequence, a single genomic region encodes these proteins:
- the CCN2 gene encoding CCN family member 2 — MSATGLGPVCCALALLLALCSRPASGRDCSAPCQCPAGPEPRCPAGVSLVLDGCGCCRVCAKQLSELCTERDPCDPHKGLFCDFGSPANRKIGVCTAKDGAPCVFGGTVYRSGESFQSSCKYRCTCLDGAVGCVPLCGMDVRLPSPNCPFPRRVKLPGKCCEEWVCDEPKEHTVVGPALAAYRPEDTFGPDPTMLRANCLVQTTEWSACSKTCGMGISTRVTNDNALCRLEKQSRLCMVRPCEADLEENIKKGKKCIRTPKISKPIKFELSGCTSVKTYRAKFCGVCTDGRCCTPHRTTTLPVDFKCPDGEVMKKSMMFIKTCACHYNCPGDNDIFESLYYRKMYGDMA, encoded by the exons ATGTCAGCCACCGGCCTGGGCCCCGTCTGCTGCGCCTTGGCGCTCCTGCTCGCCCTCTGCAGCCGG CCCGCCTCCGGCCGAGACTGCAGCGCCCCGTGCCAGTGCCCTGCCGGCCCCGAGCCGCGCTGCCCCGCCGGCGTCAGCTTGGTGCTGGACGGCTGCGGCTGCTGCCGCGTGTGCGCCAAGCAGCTGAGCGAGCTGTGTACCGAGCGCGACCCCTGCGACCCGCACAAGGGCCTCTTCTGCGACTTCGGCTCCCCGGCCAACCGCAAGATCGGCGTGTGCACCG CTAAAGATGGTGCCCCCTGCGTCTTCGGAGGAACTGTGTACCGGAGCGGAGAGTCCTTCCAGAGCAGCTGCAAATACCGGTGCACGTGTCTGGACGGGGCGGTGGGCTGCGTGCCCCTGTGCGGCATGGACGTCCGCCTGCCCAGCCCCAACTGCCCCTTCCCGCGGAGGGTCAAGCTGCCCGGGAAGTGCTGCGAGGAGTGGGTGTGTGACGAGCCCAAGGAGCACACGGTGGTCGGCCCTGCCCTCGCAG CTTACCGGCCGGAAGACACGTTTGGCCCAGACCCAACCATGCTCCGAGCCAACTGCCTGGTCCAGACCACAGAGTGGAGCGCCTGTTCCAAGACCTGCGGAATGGGCATCTCCACCCGCGTTACCAATGACAACGCCTTGTGCAGGCTAGAGAAGCAGAGCCGCCTCTGCATGGTCAGGCCTTGCGAAGCTGACCTGGAGGAGAACATTAAG AAAGGCAAAAAGTGCATCCGGACCCCCAAAATCTCCAAGCCTATCAAGTTTGAGCTCTCTGGCTGCACCAGCGTGAAGACATACCGAGCCAAGTTCTGCGGAGTGTGCACAGACGGGCGGTGTTGCACCCCGCACAGAACCACCACCCTTCCCGTGGACTTCAAGTGTCCTGATGGGGAGGTCATGAAGAAGAGCATGATGTTCATCAAGACCTGTGCCTGCCATTACAACTGCCCCGGAGACAATGACATCTTCGAGTCACTGTACTACAGGAAGATGTACGGAGACATGGCCTAA